The following coding sequences lie in one Zonotrichia leucophrys gambelii isolate GWCS_2022_RI chromosome 4A, RI_Zleu_2.0, whole genome shotgun sequence genomic window:
- the ZMYM3 gene encoding zinc finger MYM-type protein 3 isoform X1: MDSSEFSGSLDPLSLPDKPLIGDLPADMEFGEDLLGSQTASTQEVSVLQPPGWDQSKQMSADEDLDLVVKADNVPELNKSNDCVLDKPGVLDVLEKPGVRDDLGKTSDLVDKAEGLDGLCKEQPSQDVEGGPADSSALSREAVGPETGKEGEDAPKNCSGDIKEDGAAAIPALSGDNAPKSPQQPVPDSKDLSSAPAKEETTAQSSSPTVPPPQISLKQTKKMKLKAPRKSSPLQREGLAGEAQVQLSPDSRTAALPPEPVEKNRAEEGDDNGKNSLKENSALKAQEALPPAGESLSGKGSELPAEKEQKRSERPRRSETVRPETVNSSESIPVSDEDSDAMVDDPNDEDFVPFRTRRSTRMSLRAQMAQRAARSSFTKMTCANCRTPLQKGQTAYQRKGLPQLFCSSSCLTTFSKKPPGKKICTFCKKEIWNTKDSVVAQIGSGGSFHEFCTSVCLSLYEAQQHRPAPQSADASDTSRCSVCHKPGEIQHEVSNGNVVHRICSDACFTKFRATKGLKTNCCDYCGLYIYNKGLPLEYLFHEGQQKRFCNSACLNSYKKKNTRVYPCMWCKTLCKNFDMLPNVDRSGKMGLFCSICCTTSHKVKQSGLVGPPRPCSFCRKSLSEPCYYNKTDRVVYQFCSPSCWTKFQRTSPEGGIHLNCHYCHNLFSGKPEILDWQDKVYQFCCKDCCEDFKRLRGVVSQCEHCKQEKLLHEKIRFSGVEKNFCSEGCVLLYKQDFTKNLGLCCITCTYCSQTCQRAVTEQLEGSTWDFCSEDCKSKYLLWYFKAARCHACKRQGKLLETIHWRGQIKHFCNQQCLLRFYNQQNQPNLDTQKGPESLLNSQTSEPKPAVPSTQKAETNMLSAKASSAQTSPAVPPPAPPLVPATPRKNKAAMCKPLMQNRGVSCKLEMKSKGCQTEADWKPQLVVLPIPVPIFVPVPMHMYCQKVPVPFSMPVPVPVPMFLPTTLESTEKIVETIEELKVKIPSNPLEADILAMAEMIAEAEELDKASSDLCDLVSNQSAEGLLEDCDLFGPARDDVLAMAVKMANVLDEPGQDLEADFPKNPLDINPSVDFLFDCGLVGPDEVSTEQDLPRAVRKGQKRLVLSESCSRDSMSSQPSCTVLNYSYGVNAWKSWVQAKYAGGESSKGEELRFGPKPMRIKEDILACSAAELNYGLAQFVKEITRPNGERYEPDSIYYLCLGIQQYLLENNRMVNIFTDLYYLTFVQELNKSLSGWQPTILPNNTVFSRVEEEHLWECKQLGVYSPFVLLNTLMFFNTKFFGLQTAEEHMQLSFTNVVRQSRKCTTARGMTKVVSIRYYAPAKQKKSRDGGSGKRKREEEVPMLEQRENRMNPLRCPVKFYEFYLSKCPESLRNRSDVFYLQPERSCIAESPLWYSVIPMDRSMLESMLNRILAVREIYEEHSRLSSLEDDVD; this comes from the exons ATGGATTCCAGTGAATTTTCAGGATCTCTGGACCCGCTGTCCTTGCCTGACAAACCCCTCATTGGTGATCTCCCTGCTGACATGGAGTTTGGTGAAGATCTCCTGGGCTCCCAGACAGCTTCTACCCAGGAAGTTTCAGTTCTTCAGCCCCCTGGCTGGGATCAATCCAAGCAGATGTCTGCAGATGAGGACTTGGACCTTGTAGTGAAAGCAGACAACGTGCCTGAACTAAATAAATCAAATGACTGTGTTCTAGATAAACCTGGTGTCTTGGATGTGCTGGAGAAACCTGGTGTCAGGGATGATTTGGGTAAAACCTCTGACTTGGTGGATAAAGCAGAGGGTCTGGATGGGCTGTGTAAGGAACAACCTTCCCAGGACGTGGAGGGTGGACCAGCAGACTCCTCTGCCCTGTCTAGAGAAGCTGTTGGTCCAGAAACAGGGAAAGAAGGGGAAGATGCACCAAAAAATTGTTCTGGGGATATAAAGGAAGATGGTGCTGCTGCTATTCCTGCACTGTCTGGTGACAATGCCCCTAAATCACCCCAACAACCTGTCCCTGACTCCAAGGacctcagcagtgccccagccaAGGAAGAAACCACAGCACAGTCCTCAAGTCCCACAGTGCCCCCACCCCAAATCAGTctgaaacaaacaaagaagATGAAGTTGAAGGCACCAAGGAAAAGCTCACCTTtgcagagggaagggctggcaggggaagcacaggtgcagctgagcccagacagcagaactgcagcttTGCCCCCTGAGCCTGTGGAGAAAAACCGGGCAGAGGAAGGGGATGATAATGGGAAGAACTCACTTAAAGAAAACAGTGCACTCAAAGCACAGGAAGCCTTACCACCAGCAG GAGAAAGCCTGTCTGGGAAGGGAAGCGAGCTGCCAGCTGAGAAG GAGCAGAAAAGAAGTGAACGACCCAGAAGATCAGAAACTGTCAGGCCTGAGACTGTGAACTCCTCAGAGAGCA ttccAGTGTCTGATGAGGACTCTGATGCGATGGTGGATGATCCCAACGATGAGGATTTTGTCCCTTTCCGGACGCGGCGCTCCACGCGGATGTCGCTGCGCGCTCAGATGGCGCAGCGCGCCGCCCGCTCCTCCTTCACCAAGATGACGTGTGCCAACTGCCGGACCCCGCTGCAGAAGGGCCAGACTGCCTACCAGAGAAAAGGCCTTCCCCAGctcttctgctccagctcctgtctCACCACCTTCTCAAAAAAACCGCCTGGCAAGAAGATATGCACCTTCTGCAAAAA GGAGATCTGGAACACCAAGGACTCTGTGGTTGCCCAGATTGGTTCAGGTGGCTCTTTCCATGAGTTCTGCACCTCTGTCTGCCTTTCCCTCTACgaggcccagcagcacagaccaGCACCTCAGTCTGCAGATGCCTCGGACACCAGCCGCTGCAGTGTTTGCCACAAACCTGGCGAG ATCCAGCACGAGGTCAGCAATGGGAACGTGGTTCACCGCATCTGCAGCGACGCCTGCTTCACCAAGTTCCGGGCCACCAAGGGGCTGAAAACGAACTGCTGTGACTACTGTGGACTTTATATCTACAACAAGGGCTTGCCCCTGGAGTACCTCTTCCATGAAGGCCAGCAAAAACGCTTTTGCAACTCTGCCTGTCTCAACAGTTACAAGAAG AAGAACACTCGGGTCTACCCCTGCATGTGGTGCAAGACACTGTGCAAGAACTTTGACATGCTGCCCAACGTGGATCGCAGTGGCAAGATGGGcctgttctgctccatttgctgCACTACCTCCCACAAAGTGAAGCAGTCAGGCTTAGTTG GTCCCCCTAGACCTTGCAGCTTCTGCAGAAAGAGTTTATCTGAACCCTGCTATTACAACAAGACAGACCGGGTTGTCTACCagttctgcagccccagctgctggacCAAATTCCAG CGCACCAGCCCTGAAGGTGGGATCCACCTCAACTGCCATTACTGTCACAATCTGTTCAGCGGGAAGCCGGAGATCCTGGACTGGCAG GACAAGGTGTATCAGTTCTGCTGCAAGGATTGCTGCGAGGATTTCAAGCGGCTGCGTGGGGTGGTGTCTCAGTGTGAGCACTGCaagcaggagaagctgctgcatgAGAAGATCCGTTTCTCTGGAGTGGAGAAGAACTTCTGCAGCGAAG GGTGTGTGCTTCTTTACAAACAGGATTTCACCAAGAACCTGGGCCTGTGCTGCATCACCTGCACCTACTGTTCTCAGACCTGCCAGCGGGCGGTCACCGAGCAGCTGGAGGGCAGCACCTGGGACTTCTGTAGTGAAGACTGCAAAAGCAAATACTTGCTCTGGTACTTCAAG GCAGCTCGGTGCCATGCCTGCAAGCGTCAGGGGAAGCTGCTGGAAACCATCCACTGGCGAGGGCAAATCAAACACTTCTGCAACCAGCAGTGTCTGCTGCGATTTTACAATCAACAGAACCAGCCCAACCTGGACACGCAGAAGGGGCCCGAGAGCCTGCTGAACA GTCAGACTTCAGAGCCAAAACCAGCTGTCCCTTCCACACAGAAGGCAGAAACTAACATG ctgtCAGCAAAGGCCTCCTCAGCCCAAACCTCTCCAGCTGTGCCGCCTCCTGCCCCACCTCTGGTTCCAGCCACCCCTCGGAAAAACAAAGCTGCCATGTGTAAACCCCTGATGCAGAACCGGGGTGTCTCCTGCAAGCTTGAAATGAAGTCCAAAGGATGTCAGACAG AGGCTGACTGGAAGCCGCAGCTGGTTGTGTTGCCAATCCCCGTCCCGATCTTCGTGCCTGTGCCTATGCATATGTACTGCCAGAAAGTACCTGTGCCTTTCTCCATGCCTGTCCCG GTGCCTGTGCCAATGTTCCTGCCCACCACACTGGAGAGCACAGAGAAGATTGTGGAGACCATTGAGGAACTGAAGGTGAAGATCCCCTCCAATCCCCTAGAGGCTGACATCCTGGCCATGGCTGAGATGATTGCAGAGGCTGAGGAACTGGACAAAGCCTCCTCAGATCTGTGTG ACCTGGTGAGTAACCAAAGTGCAGAGGGTCTCCTGGAGGACTGTGATCTGTTTGGACCAGCACGGGACGATGTGTTGGCCATGGCTGTCAAGATGGCAAATGTCCTCGATGAGCCGGGCCAGGACCTGGAGGCTGACTTCCCTAAGA ACCCTCTGGACATCAACCCCAGTGTGGATTTCCTCTTTGACTGTGGGCTGGTGGGACCAGATGAGGTGTCCacagagcaggacctgcctCGAGCTGTGCGGAAG GGGCAGAAGCGCCTGGTGCTCTCTGAGAGCTGCTCCCGGGACTCCatgagcagccagcccagctgtaCAGTGCTCAACTACTCCTATGGTGTGAATGCCTGGAAGTCCTGGGTACAAGCCAAGTACGCAGGGGGAGAAAGCAGCAAGGGAGAGGAGCTACGCTTCGGCC CCAAGCCCATGAGGATCAAGGAGGACATCTTAGCCTGCTCAGCAGCTGAGCTCAACTACGGCCTGGCACAGTTTGTAAAGGAGATAACGCGGCCCAACGGGGAGCGCTATGAACCAGACAGCATCTATTACCTCTGCCTTGGCATCCAGCAG TACCTGCTCGAGAACAATCGTATGGTGAATATATTTACAGACCTTTACTACCTGACCTTCGTGCAGGAGCTGAACAAATCCCTGAGTGGCTGGCAACCCACAATCTTACCAAATA ACACAGTTTTCTCCCGTGTCGAGGAGGAGCACCTCTGGGAGTGCAAACAGCTGGGTGTTTACTCACCCTTTGTGCTGCTCAACACCCTCATGTTCTTCAACACCAAGTTCTTTGGGCTGCAGACAGCGGAGGAGCACATGCAGCTCTCCTTCACCAACGTGGTGCGCCAGTCCCGCAAGTGCACCACAGCCCGCGGCATGACCAAGGTGGTGAGCATCCGCTACTACGCTCCTGccaagcagaagaaaagccGAG aTGGCGGCTCTGGAAAACGGAAGCGTGAGGAGGAGGTTCCGATGCTGGAGCAGCGGGAGAACAGGATGAATCCCCTCCGATGCCCAGTCAAGTTTTATGAGTTTTATCTCTCCAAATG TCCCGAGAGCCTGCGGAACCGCAGTGACGTGTTCTACCTGCAGCCCGAGCGCTCGTGCATCGCCGAGTCCCCGCTCTGGTACTCGGTGATCCCCATGGACCGCAGCATGCTGGAGAGCATGCTGAACCGCATCCTGGCCGTCAGGGAGATCTACGAGGAGCACAGCCGCCTCAGCAGCCTGGAGGATGATGTGGACTaa
- the ZMYM3 gene encoding zinc finger MYM-type protein 3 isoform X2 translates to MDSSEFSGSLDPLSLPDKPLIGDLPADMEFGEDLLGSQTASTQEVSVLQPPGWDQSKQMSADEDLDLVVKADNVPELNKSNDCVLDKPGVLDVLEKPGVRDDLGKTSDLVDKAEGLDGLCKEQPSQDVEGGPADSSALSREAVGPETGKEGEDAPKNCSGDIKEDGAAAIPALSGDNAPKSPQQPVPDSKDLSSAPAKEETTAQSSSPTVPPPQISLKQTKKMKLKAPRKSSPLQREGLAGEAQVQLSPDSRTAALPPEPVEKNRAEEGDDNGKNSLKENSALKAQEALPPAGESLSGKGSELPAEKEQKRSERPRRSETVRPETVNSSESIPVSDEDSDAMVDDPNDEDFVPFRTRRSTRMSLRAQMAQRAARSSFTKMTCANCRTPLQKGQTAYQRKGLPQLFCSSSCLTTFSKKPPGKKICTFCKKEIWNTKDSVVAQIGSGGSFHEFCTSVCLSLYEAQQHRPAPQSADASDTSRCSVCHKPGEIQHEVSNGNVVHRICSDACFTKFRATKGLKTNCCDYCGLYIYNKGLPLEYLFHEGQQKRFCNSACLNSYKKKNTRVYPCMWCKTLCKNFDMLPNVDRSGKMGLFCSICCTTSHKVKQSGLVGPPRPCSFCRKSLSEPCYYNKTDRVVYQFCSPSCWTKFQRTSPEGGIHLNCHYCHNLFSGKPEILDWQDKVYQFCCKDCCEDFKRLRGVVSQCEHCKQEKLLHEKIRFSGVEKNFCSEGQTSEPKPAVPSTQKAETNMLSAKASSAQTSPAVPPPAPPLVPATPRKNKAAMCKPLMQNRGVSCKLEMKSKGCQTEADWKPQLVVLPIPVPIFVPVPMHMYCQKVPVPFSMPVPVPVPMFLPTTLESTEKIVETIEELKVKIPSNPLEADILAMAEMIAEAEELDKASSDLCDLVSNQSAEGLLEDCDLFGPARDDVLAMAVKMANVLDEPGQDLEADFPKNPLDINPSVDFLFDCGLVGPDEVSTEQDLPRAVRKGQKRLVLSESCSRDSMSSQPSCTVLNYSYGVNAWKSWVQAKYAGGESSKGEELRFGPKPMRIKEDILACSAAELNYGLAQFVKEITRPNGERYEPDSIYYLCLGIQQYLLENNRMVNIFTDLYYLTFVQELNKSLSGWQPTILPNNTVFSRVEEEHLWECKQLGVYSPFVLLNTLMFFNTKFFGLQTAEEHMQLSFTNVVRQSRKCTTARGMTKVVSIRYYAPAKQKKSRDGGSGKRKREEEVPMLEQRENRMNPLRCPVKFYEFYLSKCPESLRNRSDVFYLQPERSCIAESPLWYSVIPMDRSMLESMLNRILAVREIYEEHSRLSSLEDDVD, encoded by the exons ATGGATTCCAGTGAATTTTCAGGATCTCTGGACCCGCTGTCCTTGCCTGACAAACCCCTCATTGGTGATCTCCCTGCTGACATGGAGTTTGGTGAAGATCTCCTGGGCTCCCAGACAGCTTCTACCCAGGAAGTTTCAGTTCTTCAGCCCCCTGGCTGGGATCAATCCAAGCAGATGTCTGCAGATGAGGACTTGGACCTTGTAGTGAAAGCAGACAACGTGCCTGAACTAAATAAATCAAATGACTGTGTTCTAGATAAACCTGGTGTCTTGGATGTGCTGGAGAAACCTGGTGTCAGGGATGATTTGGGTAAAACCTCTGACTTGGTGGATAAAGCAGAGGGTCTGGATGGGCTGTGTAAGGAACAACCTTCCCAGGACGTGGAGGGTGGACCAGCAGACTCCTCTGCCCTGTCTAGAGAAGCTGTTGGTCCAGAAACAGGGAAAGAAGGGGAAGATGCACCAAAAAATTGTTCTGGGGATATAAAGGAAGATGGTGCTGCTGCTATTCCTGCACTGTCTGGTGACAATGCCCCTAAATCACCCCAACAACCTGTCCCTGACTCCAAGGacctcagcagtgccccagccaAGGAAGAAACCACAGCACAGTCCTCAAGTCCCACAGTGCCCCCACCCCAAATCAGTctgaaacaaacaaagaagATGAAGTTGAAGGCACCAAGGAAAAGCTCACCTTtgcagagggaagggctggcaggggaagcacaggtgcagctgagcccagacagcagaactgcagcttTGCCCCCTGAGCCTGTGGAGAAAAACCGGGCAGAGGAAGGGGATGATAATGGGAAGAACTCACTTAAAGAAAACAGTGCACTCAAAGCACAGGAAGCCTTACCACCAGCAG GAGAAAGCCTGTCTGGGAAGGGAAGCGAGCTGCCAGCTGAGAAG GAGCAGAAAAGAAGTGAACGACCCAGAAGATCAGAAACTGTCAGGCCTGAGACTGTGAACTCCTCAGAGAGCA ttccAGTGTCTGATGAGGACTCTGATGCGATGGTGGATGATCCCAACGATGAGGATTTTGTCCCTTTCCGGACGCGGCGCTCCACGCGGATGTCGCTGCGCGCTCAGATGGCGCAGCGCGCCGCCCGCTCCTCCTTCACCAAGATGACGTGTGCCAACTGCCGGACCCCGCTGCAGAAGGGCCAGACTGCCTACCAGAGAAAAGGCCTTCCCCAGctcttctgctccagctcctgtctCACCACCTTCTCAAAAAAACCGCCTGGCAAGAAGATATGCACCTTCTGCAAAAA GGAGATCTGGAACACCAAGGACTCTGTGGTTGCCCAGATTGGTTCAGGTGGCTCTTTCCATGAGTTCTGCACCTCTGTCTGCCTTTCCCTCTACgaggcccagcagcacagaccaGCACCTCAGTCTGCAGATGCCTCGGACACCAGCCGCTGCAGTGTTTGCCACAAACCTGGCGAG ATCCAGCACGAGGTCAGCAATGGGAACGTGGTTCACCGCATCTGCAGCGACGCCTGCTTCACCAAGTTCCGGGCCACCAAGGGGCTGAAAACGAACTGCTGTGACTACTGTGGACTTTATATCTACAACAAGGGCTTGCCCCTGGAGTACCTCTTCCATGAAGGCCAGCAAAAACGCTTTTGCAACTCTGCCTGTCTCAACAGTTACAAGAAG AAGAACACTCGGGTCTACCCCTGCATGTGGTGCAAGACACTGTGCAAGAACTTTGACATGCTGCCCAACGTGGATCGCAGTGGCAAGATGGGcctgttctgctccatttgctgCACTACCTCCCACAAAGTGAAGCAGTCAGGCTTAGTTG GTCCCCCTAGACCTTGCAGCTTCTGCAGAAAGAGTTTATCTGAACCCTGCTATTACAACAAGACAGACCGGGTTGTCTACCagttctgcagccccagctgctggacCAAATTCCAG CGCACCAGCCCTGAAGGTGGGATCCACCTCAACTGCCATTACTGTCACAATCTGTTCAGCGGGAAGCCGGAGATCCTGGACTGGCAG GACAAGGTGTATCAGTTCTGCTGCAAGGATTGCTGCGAGGATTTCAAGCGGCTGCGTGGGGTGGTGTCTCAGTGTGAGCACTGCaagcaggagaagctgctgcatgAGAAGATCCGTTTCTCTGGAGTGGAGAAGAACTTCTGCAGCGAAG GTCAGACTTCAGAGCCAAAACCAGCTGTCCCTTCCACACAGAAGGCAGAAACTAACATG ctgtCAGCAAAGGCCTCCTCAGCCCAAACCTCTCCAGCTGTGCCGCCTCCTGCCCCACCTCTGGTTCCAGCCACCCCTCGGAAAAACAAAGCTGCCATGTGTAAACCCCTGATGCAGAACCGGGGTGTCTCCTGCAAGCTTGAAATGAAGTCCAAAGGATGTCAGACAG AGGCTGACTGGAAGCCGCAGCTGGTTGTGTTGCCAATCCCCGTCCCGATCTTCGTGCCTGTGCCTATGCATATGTACTGCCAGAAAGTACCTGTGCCTTTCTCCATGCCTGTCCCG GTGCCTGTGCCAATGTTCCTGCCCACCACACTGGAGAGCACAGAGAAGATTGTGGAGACCATTGAGGAACTGAAGGTGAAGATCCCCTCCAATCCCCTAGAGGCTGACATCCTGGCCATGGCTGAGATGATTGCAGAGGCTGAGGAACTGGACAAAGCCTCCTCAGATCTGTGTG ACCTGGTGAGTAACCAAAGTGCAGAGGGTCTCCTGGAGGACTGTGATCTGTTTGGACCAGCACGGGACGATGTGTTGGCCATGGCTGTCAAGATGGCAAATGTCCTCGATGAGCCGGGCCAGGACCTGGAGGCTGACTTCCCTAAGA ACCCTCTGGACATCAACCCCAGTGTGGATTTCCTCTTTGACTGTGGGCTGGTGGGACCAGATGAGGTGTCCacagagcaggacctgcctCGAGCTGTGCGGAAG GGGCAGAAGCGCCTGGTGCTCTCTGAGAGCTGCTCCCGGGACTCCatgagcagccagcccagctgtaCAGTGCTCAACTACTCCTATGGTGTGAATGCCTGGAAGTCCTGGGTACAAGCCAAGTACGCAGGGGGAGAAAGCAGCAAGGGAGAGGAGCTACGCTTCGGCC CCAAGCCCATGAGGATCAAGGAGGACATCTTAGCCTGCTCAGCAGCTGAGCTCAACTACGGCCTGGCACAGTTTGTAAAGGAGATAACGCGGCCCAACGGGGAGCGCTATGAACCAGACAGCATCTATTACCTCTGCCTTGGCATCCAGCAG TACCTGCTCGAGAACAATCGTATGGTGAATATATTTACAGACCTTTACTACCTGACCTTCGTGCAGGAGCTGAACAAATCCCTGAGTGGCTGGCAACCCACAATCTTACCAAATA ACACAGTTTTCTCCCGTGTCGAGGAGGAGCACCTCTGGGAGTGCAAACAGCTGGGTGTTTACTCACCCTTTGTGCTGCTCAACACCCTCATGTTCTTCAACACCAAGTTCTTTGGGCTGCAGACAGCGGAGGAGCACATGCAGCTCTCCTTCACCAACGTGGTGCGCCAGTCCCGCAAGTGCACCACAGCCCGCGGCATGACCAAGGTGGTGAGCATCCGCTACTACGCTCCTGccaagcagaagaaaagccGAG aTGGCGGCTCTGGAAAACGGAAGCGTGAGGAGGAGGTTCCGATGCTGGAGCAGCGGGAGAACAGGATGAATCCCCTCCGATGCCCAGTCAAGTTTTATGAGTTTTATCTCTCCAAATG TCCCGAGAGCCTGCGGAACCGCAGTGACGTGTTCTACCTGCAGCCCGAGCGCTCGTGCATCGCCGAGTCCCCGCTCTGGTACTCGGTGATCCCCATGGACCGCAGCATGCTGGAGAGCATGCTGAACCGCATCCTGGCCGTCAGGGAGATCTACGAGGAGCACAGCCGCCTCAGCAGCCTGGAGGATGATGTGGACTaa
- the LOC135447933 gene encoding gap junction alpha-3 protein-like, whose product MGDWSLLGRLLENAQEHSTVVGKVWLTVLFVFRILVLGAAAERVWGDELSGFSCDTQQPGCQNACYDSTFPISHLRFWVLQIIFVSTPSLVYLGHILHLVHLEEKAQQQAAARAGSGARRQRPRQPQLPAGSTRARLCMRGAILRTYICNIVFKALLEVAFIVGQYALYGFQLKPLYTCSRWPCPNTVNCYISRPTEKTIFILFMLGVACVSLLLNLVEIYHLGLTKCRRGPGPKSRILTAPGGPVGPGSTYVTLPRGGSPPHGLAPLKKAGAWLGVAGGSHRDVRTADLAV is encoded by the coding sequence ATGGGGGACTGGAGCCTGCTGGGCCGGCTGCTGGAGAATGCCCAGGAGCACTCCACGGTGGTGGGGAAGGTCTGGCTCACCGTCCTCTTCGTCTTCCGCATCCTGGTGCTGGGGGCAGCCGCGGAGCGAGTCTGGGGTGACGAGCTGTCTGGCTTCTCCTGTGACACGCAGCAGCCCGGCTGCCAAAATGCCTGCTATGACAGCACCTTCCCCATCTCCCACCTCCGCTTCTGGGTCCTGCAGATCATCTTTGTCTCCACCCCCAGCCTTGTGTATCTGGGGCACATCCTGCACCTGGTGCATCTGGAGGAGAAGGCACAGCAGCAAGCGGCAGCGCGGGCCGGCAGCGGGGCCAGGCGGCAGcgccccaggcagccccagctccctgcagggagcaccaGGGCACGGCTGTGCATGCGGGGGGCCATCCTGAGGACCTACATCTGTAACATCGTCTTCAAGGCTCTGCTGGAAGTGGCCTTCATTGTGGGCCAGTACGCCTTGTATGGGTTCCAGCTGAAGCCCCTCTACACCTGCAGCCGCTGGCCCTGCCCCAACACGGTCAACTGCTACATCTCCCGGCCCACTGAGAAGACCATCTTCATCCTCTTCATGCTGGGGGTGGCCTGCGTGTCCCTGCTGCTCAACCTGGTGGAGATCTACCACCTGGGTCTCACCAAGTGCCGTCGGGGGCCAGGCCCCAAGTCCCGCATCCTGACTGCTCCTGGCGGGCCTGTAGGGCCTGGCAGCACCTATGTCACTCTGCCCAGGGGTGGCAGCCCCCCCCATGGCCTGGCACCGCTGAAGAAGGCAGGTGCATGGTTAGGGGTGGCTGGTGGGTCCCACAGAGATGTGCGAACGGCAGACCTGGCAGTGTAA